Proteins from a genomic interval of Trueperaceae bacterium:
- a CDS encoding MBL fold metallo-hydrolase encodes MFFKHFYDPDLAQGSYLIGCQASGEAVVVDPRRDVDVYLAEAAAQGLTITDVTETHIHADYLSGTRELADRTGARTWLSDEGDADWKYGFEGEKLYDGSEIHVGNVVLRAVHTPGHTPEHLSFLVIDGATSSEPLMILTGDFVFVGDVGRPDLLDEAAGGEDTRFAGAKDLFASLRDRFLTLPDHIQVWPAHGAGSACGKALGSVPTTTVGYERVASWWAGYVQNGDEAGFTEELLEGQPDAPAYFGRMKRWNKAGPAVLGERGTPRELDGADVARRLAADEILFLDTRTMAEWHADGVVGGLFVPNGTNFATYASYAIDPERDTQGIVVLAADAEQAAGLRDKLAYTGIDAFEGYVTSLDALPREAKPILTPEAFDGRDDLVILDTRTATEAAPEHFDGSVQIHSGRVRWRADELPRDAGILTHCVSGGRSAVAASVLRHLGYGPVYELKGSWVGWEQYQQRKEAEATPA; translated from the coding sequence ATGTTCTTCAAGCACTTCTACGATCCCGACCTCGCGCAGGGCAGCTACCTCATCGGCTGTCAGGCCAGCGGTGAAGCGGTCGTCGTCGACCCGCGCCGCGACGTCGACGTCTACCTCGCCGAGGCCGCCGCGCAGGGCCTCACGATCACCGACGTCACCGAGACCCACATCCACGCCGACTACCTGTCCGGCACCCGCGAGCTGGCCGACCGCACCGGCGCCCGCACGTGGCTGTCCGACGAGGGCGACGCCGACTGGAAGTACGGCTTCGAGGGCGAGAAGCTCTACGACGGCAGCGAGATCCACGTCGGCAACGTCGTGCTCCGCGCCGTGCACACCCCCGGGCACACCCCCGAGCACCTGTCGTTCCTCGTGATCGACGGCGCGACCAGCTCCGAGCCGCTGATGATCCTCACCGGCGACTTCGTGTTCGTCGGCGACGTCGGCCGCCCCGACCTGCTCGACGAGGCGGCGGGCGGCGAGGACACCCGCTTCGCGGGCGCCAAGGACCTCTTCGCCAGCCTCCGCGACCGCTTCCTGACCCTCCCCGACCACATCCAGGTGTGGCCCGCGCACGGCGCCGGCTCCGCCTGCGGCAAGGCGCTCGGCAGCGTCCCCACCACTACCGTCGGCTACGAGCGCGTCGCCTCCTGGTGGGCGGGCTACGTGCAGAACGGCGACGAGGCGGGCTTCACCGAGGAGCTCCTCGAGGGCCAGCCCGACGCCCCCGCCTACTTCGGCCGCATGAAGCGCTGGAACAAGGCCGGCCCCGCCGTCCTGGGCGAGCGCGGCACCCCCCGCGAGCTCGACGGTGCCGACGTCGCCCGCCGCCTCGCCGCGGACGAGATCCTGTTCCTCGACACCCGCACGATGGCCGAGTGGCACGCCGACGGCGTCGTCGGTGGGCTGTTCGTCCCCAACGGCACCAACTTCGCGACGTACGCCAGCTACGCGATCGACCCCGAGCGCGACACGCAGGGCATCGTCGTCCTCGCCGCCGACGCGGAGCAGGCGGCCGGCCTGCGCGACAAGCTCGCCTACACCGGCATCGACGCCTTCGAGGGCTACGTCACGAGCCTCGACGCCCTCCCGCGCGAAGCGAAGCCGATCCTGACCCCCGAGGCGTTCGACGGCCGCGACGACCTGGTGATCCTCGACACCCGCACCGCGACCGAGGCCGCCCCCGAGCACTTCGACGGCTCGGTCCAGATCCACAGCGGCCGCGTCCGCTGGCGCGCCGACGAACTCCCACGCGACGCCGGCATCCTCACGCACTGCGTGAGCGGCGGCCGCAGCGCCGTGGCGGCGTCGGTCCTGCGCCACCTCGGCTACGGCCCCGTCTACGAACTGAAGGGCAGCTGGGTCGGCTGGGAGCAGTACCAGCAACGCAAGGAGGCGGAGGCCACCCCGGCCTGA
- a CDS encoding rhodanese-like domain-containing protein: MTNPYGFEDIDPNELQRRLDAGDATVIDVREEFEYAQGHIPGATLIPLGEIPSRVDEIPDDAILVCRTGARSGNACAWLATQGKANLANLDGGTMAWTMEGYDVE; the protein is encoded by the coding sequence GTGACCAATCCCTACGGATTCGAAGACATCGACCCCAACGAACTGCAGCGCCGCCTCGACGCGGGCGACGCCACCGTCATCGACGTGCGCGAGGAGTTCGAGTACGCCCAGGGACACATCCCCGGCGCCACCCTGATCCCGCTCGGGGAGATCCCCAGCCGCGTCGACGAAATCCCCGACGACGCGATCCTCGTCTGCCGCACCGGCGCCCGCTCCGGCAACGCCTGCGCCTGGCTCGCGACGCAGGGCAAGGCCAACCTCGCCAACCTCGACGGCGGCACCATGGCCTGGACGATGGAGGGCTACGACGTCGAGTGA